Part of the Lujinxingia vulgaris genome is shown below.
TAAGTCGACGTCGAGCCGCCGCAAGTCCTCCTCGAGCAAGCGCGAGAAGACCCGCAACGATCGCGGTGGACGCCGTGGCGAGCGCAACGATGGCCGCCGCTCCGAGCGCCGCGACACCCGTCGCCCCGCCCGCACCGGCCGTCCCGCCAACCGCCACCTCAAAGAGGGGCCGGTGCGCATGGACACCATCGCCGAAGCCGCGCTGACCGTGCTCAACGACAACAACCGTCGTCCGATGAAGGTCAAAGACCTGGCCGACGCCATCTTCGAGCGCAAGCTGGTCCGCTTCCACACCCACGATCCCTCCGCCACCGTGCAGGCCGCCATCGCCGGCGACAACCAGATCCGCGAGCAGAAGGGCAACCGCCCCCTCTTCATCCAGTACGACCGCGAGCGCTGGGGCCTGACCGAATGGGGCCTCTCCTCCAGCTCCACCGAGCGCGAGCAGCAGATCCTCACCCTGGCCGAAGAGATCCGTCAGGACGCCGTCAGCCACCTCGGCCAGGCGCTCACCGACATCAAAGCCGAAGCCGTCGAGCACCTCGCGCTCACCCTGATGGAGCGCCTGGGCTACCGCAACATCAAGGTCTCCAAGCGCTCCTCCGAAGGCGATGTCTTCTTCACCTCCGACTGGCGCCAGGGCCTGGCCGACGTGCGCGTCTGCATCCAGGTCGTCGGCGACAGCGCGCTTGAGCTCCCTGCCAGCGCCGTCACCGAACTTCGGGGCACCCTGCACCACTACTCCGCCTCCGAAGGTGTCATCATTCACCTGGGCAAGATCAGCGCCGACGCCGTCAAAGAGAGCCGCGAAGAAAAACTCGCTGCCATCACGCTCATTGACCGCGACACCTTCGTCGAGCTGCTCATCAAGCACGGCATCGGCGTGCGCACCTACCAGACGCCGATCACCATGGTCGACACCTCCTTCATCGAGGCCCTGGCCTCGGCATGAAGCTTATTCGCCCCGGTCTCGTCCCCTACGGTCAGGCGCTGAGCTGGCAGCTTGAGCTGCGCCAGCGCCTCCAGGAAGGCCGAGCCCACGACCCCACCGGCTACCTGCTCTGCCTGGAGCATCCGCCGGTGGTCACGCTCGGCAAGCGAGGCCGGGCCGAAGACATCTTCGGCCTGGACCAACTCCGAGACCGGGGCACCCAATTCTTCAAAATCGATCGGGGCGGAGAAGCCACCTACCACGGCCCCGGCCAGCTGGTGGTCTACCCCATCGTGCGCCTCGATGAGCTGGGCATCGGCGTCGTCGATCTGATCCGCGGCATGGCCGCCTCCCTCTCCCGGGCGCTGGCCGAATACGGCGTCGGCGCCGACTACGACGCCGACCACCCCGGGCTGTGGACCCACACCACCCCGCCCCGCAAGATCGCCAGCGTGGGCATGCGCGTCTCCGGCGGCGTCACCACCCATGGCGCGGCCATCAACCTCATCAACGACCTCATCCCCTTCTCGCTCTTTGTGCCCTGCGGCATGCCCAACGCCCCGGTCACGCGCCTCCTCGACCACCTCGACGCCCCCGCACACTGCACCGTCGACGACTTCACCGATCGCTTCCTCACCCACTTCGCAGCCTTCCTCGACCGCGCGTTTGAGCCCCTCGATCTGGCCCCCCCGCCCCCCGAGCAGGCCGCCCCCCCGATGCCTCTTTGACCCAACGAGGCATCGAGCGACACACCTAGCAACAAAAAACGCCGCCCCGTTCAGGGCGGCGTTTCTCGTTTAAAATCAAGCACTTAATCTGACTCGCGGTCAGAAAATGTGCCTCAGTCAACAGGCAAGCGTTTAATATTCGCTCCCAGAGCATTGAGCTTCTCATCGATCCGCTCATAGCCCCGGTCGATCTGGCGCACGTTGTAGATCGTGCTCGTCCCCCGCGCGCACATCGCCGCGATCAACAGCGCCATGCCCGCGCGCACATCCGGCGACTCGAGCGTGGAGCCGATCAGCTCGCTGCCGCCCACCACCACAACCCGGTGCGGGTCGCAAAACACGATCTTGGCGCCCATCGCAATCAGCGAATCCACAAAGAACATCCGCCCTTCAAACATCTTCTCAAAGAAGAGCACCGTGCCCTTACTCTGGGTGGCCACCGTGATCGCGATCGACATCAGGTCAGTCGGAAACGCCGGCCAGGGCGCGTCGTCCACCTTGGCCATCGCGTTGTTCATATCGTCGCGAATCACAAGCTCCTGGTCGCCCGGCACAAAAAGATCTTCACCGCGCAGCTCGGTTTTGACGCCGAGTTTTTCAAACACCAGGCGAATCATGCGCAGATCGTCGGGCACCACGCCCTCGATCGTCAGCTCGCTGCCCGTCACCGCAGCCAGACCCGCCAGCGACCCCACCTCCAGGTAATCCGGACCGATGGTGTGCTCACAGCCCCACATCCCCTTGGCGCCCTTGATGGTGAGGATGTTCGTGCCGATGCCCTCAATACGCGCGCCCATCGCCACGAGCATGCGGCAAAGCCCCTGCACGTGCGGCTCACAGGCGGCGTTGCGAATCACGGTGGTGCCCTGCGCCAGCGCCGCCGCCATGACCGCGTTCTCGGTCGCCGTCACCGAGGCCTCATCCATAAAGATCTCGGCGCCGCGCAGCTTGTCGGCCTCAAAGGTAAAGCGCCCCTCACTAAAATCGATCGTCGCCCCCAGCGCGCGCAGCGCCAGAAAGTGCGTATCCAGACG
Proteins encoded:
- a CDS encoding HTH domain-containing protein; translation: MTFAEAAIEVLFRAGRPLHFKKITEAAISENLLSHVGRTPEVTMGERLNQELKKEDSSPVVSVRPGVFALRDDYVKKLESEGHERLPLGAKPANPAKSEKTEKPNGKAEEPAAEAKSDDDESKSRRRSSSRRRRRRGSRNRSNEGREESRNESRSSSGRRKSSSSRRKSSSSRRKSSSSRRKSTSSRRKSSSSKREKTRNDRGGRRGERNDGRRSERRDTRRPARTGRPANRHLKEGPVRMDTIAEAALTVLNDNNRRPMKVKDLADAIFERKLVRFHTHDPSATVQAAIAGDNQIREQKGNRPLFIQYDRERWGLTEWGLSSSSTEREQQILTLAEEIRQDAVSHLGQALTDIKAEAVEHLALTLMERLGYRNIKVSKRSSEGDVFFTSDWRQGLADVRVCIQVVGDSALELPASAVTELRGTLHHYSASEGVIIHLGKISADAVKESREEKLAAITLIDRDTFVELLIKHGIGVRTYQTPITMVDTSFIEALASA
- the lipB gene encoding lipoyl(octanoyl) transferase LipB gives rise to the protein MKLIRPGLVPYGQALSWQLELRQRLQEGRAHDPTGYLLCLEHPPVVTLGKRGRAEDIFGLDQLRDRGTQFFKIDRGGEATYHGPGQLVVYPIVRLDELGIGVVDLIRGMAASLSRALAEYGVGADYDADHPGLWTHTTPPRKIASVGMRVSGGVTTHGAAINLINDLIPFSLFVPCGMPNAPVTRLLDHLDAPAHCTVDDFTDRFLTHFAAFLDRAFEPLDLAPPPPEQAAPPMPL
- the murA gene encoding UDP-N-acetylglucosamine 1-carboxyvinyltransferase → MSMEKFVIEGGRKLSGKVRPGGSKNEALPCLAATLLSDEPITLRNVPRIRDVEVMLEVMADLGGEHEWIEENVVRVVNKNVDRTNLNQELCRKVRASILFAGSMLGRSQRCELPPPGGDVIGRRRLDTHFLALRALGATIDFSEGRFTFEADKLRGAEIFMDEASVTATENAVMAAALAQGTTVIRNAACEPHVQGLCRMLVAMGARIEGIGTNILTIKGAKGMWGCEHTIGPDYLEVGSLAGLAAVTGSELTIEGVVPDDLRMIRLVFEKLGVKTELRGEDLFVPGDQELVIRDDMNNAMAKVDDAPWPAFPTDLMSIAITVATQSKGTVLFFEKMFEGRMFFVDSLIAMGAKIVFCDPHRVVVVGGSELIGSTLESPDVRAGMALLIAAMCARGTSTIYNVRQIDRGYERIDEKLNALGANIKRLPVD